Below is a genomic region from Deltaproteobacteria bacterium.
CCTACCTTTATCTCGGTAAATTTAGTCGATCTCATCCTCTCCTCCTTTTATTCTCCTTCAGTGACCTCATCGGCGATAAATGCCCTTACCTCTTTGAGTTCAGAGGAGACAAACTCCTCCTTGGTCCCCACCATGGCGATCTTCCCTCTATGTAAGAGGACCAAACGATCTGTCACCGCATAGGCGCTGTCCAGATCGTGGGTGACCACGATGGAGGTGACCTTTAATATCTTCTGGATCTCAACAATAAGGTGGTTTATCCTCTTGATATTGGCCGGATCAAGACCTGTGGTGGGTTCATCGTACAGGATGATCTCTGGATCGATGGCGATGGCCCTGGCCAGGGCCACCCTCTTCTTCATCCCCCCACTCAGCTCTGCAGGCATCTTGTCCTCCACCCCCTCCAAACCCACCAAGCGCAGTTTCTCTTTCACCATCCTCTGGATCTCTCCTTCGGGGAGACGGAAGTGCTCCCTGATAGGATAGGCCACGTTCTCCCCGGCACTGAGGGAATCAAAGAGGGCAGCACCTTGAAAGAGCATCCCCATTTTTCTCCTAATGGGGAGCAGCTCATGTTCCCTGAGGGGCACAATATCCCTCCCCTCGATGCATATTTCTCCTTGATTGGGCTTTTCCAAGCCAGTGATAAGCCTGAGCAGGACGCTCTTACCCGTGCCACTACCACCCAAGATGGTGATGGTCTCCCCCTTTTTTATCCCTAGCTTCAGTCCCTGCAAGACCTGGAGGTCGTCGTAGGATTTATAGATATCTTTGATTTCGATGATCGACCTTTTCATCTTCTAGAGTAACATAAATAACTTGGTCAAAAAGAAGTCAGACACCAAGACCATAATGGAGACCAAGACCACAGTAGTGGTGGTGGAGCGGCCAACCCCCTCGGTCCCCCCCTTGGTAACCATCCCCTGATAGCACCCGATGACCGCGATGATGAAGCCAAAGAAGAAGGCCTTACCCACCCCGCTGGCCATATCCTGTAAAGATATATTCTCCAAGATAGTGGTAAAATAGTAGTAGGAGTTGACCTGAAGCTCTAAGACACTGATAATGAGCCCCCCCAAGATACCCAAGATGTCGGCCACAATGGTGAGAAGGGGGAGGACCAATACCGTTGCGACCAATTTGGGGACCACCAGTTTCTTCACGGGATTGGCCCCCATAACCCGGATGGCATCGATCTGCTCGGTCACCTTCATGGAACCGATCTCAGCGGTAATACCTGAACCTACCCTCCCCCCCACCATGATGGCGGTGAAGACCGGCCCTATTTCCCTTACCATGGATATGGCCACCACCACCCCAATAAACCCTTTGGCCCCAAAACGGCTCAGGGCATAGGCGGTCTGCAGGGCCAAGACCATCCCCGCAAAGATGGCGATGACATTGACCACTGTCAAGGAACGAATGCCGATGTAATCCATCTCCTGCACGATAAGCCCTAGTTGGTAGGGTGGTCTAATCCCATAATAGACTGCCTGAAGGAGGAGGTGGGTAGCCCCACCCACATACATGAGGGCAGATCTCAATTGCTGCAGGATGAGATAGGCCAGTTCCTTCAATGGCGTCCCTTGGGTTGGAGGAAGTTGAGGCCAGCAAGAAATTGGCGGAACGTCTCCACCTTGCGGGGAAACACCTCAAGTGGTGACCAAAAGATCATGTCATAGACCAGGCCCTCACTTTTCACCACATAGATCTCAGCCTTTACCTCGGTCCCCTCCACCTGCCCCTCTAACACAGTTCTCAAGGCCTCTCTCCCGTTGACCTTCGCGGTGTCTTGGGCGATGATCTTCTTGCGCTCGAAGGCGATGAGCAGATGACGGGTGAGGTTGGGCAGGTCCAAATCCCTCTTCAATGGGCTCACATTTAACACGATGGTCGCCCCTTCCTGAGGATCCCAAAGGGCAAGATCTACCTCCTCCCAAGACAATAACATCCAACCGCCCTGGGGGAGGAGGAGTTCAAAATATCCCTGGGGATCGCGATATCTCCCCCCCTCCACCAAATTTAAGGTAGGAGCACAACTTAACCACCAGAGGGGAAAAAGGAGAAAGGAAATTACCAGATATTTGAAATATAGTTTGGACATTTTAAAATACCTTATAGGACTTCAAGGGTAAAGTCAACCACATCAGACTCGGCTCCCTCTTTTGGAGTTGAAAGCAACGAGGTTATATGGTAATTGTAGGTAGCCAAAGTTTGAGGAGAGGAGAAAAGATATGTTAGGAGTGAACAAGGTGATCTTGGTAGGGAATTTAGGGGCTGATCCTGAGGTCAGGTACTCCAGCACGGGGACTGCAGTTACCAGCTTCAGGATCGCCACCAGTGAAAACTGGACCAATAAGGAGGGAGAAAGGGAGACCAGAACCGAGTGGCATCGGGTGGTGGCCTTCGGAAAATTGGGGGAGATATGTGCGGAATATCTGAGTAAGGGGAGACAGGTATATGTGGAGGGGCGGCTCAGGTCCCGCTCATGGGAGGACAAAGAGGGCAACAAGAGGTGGGTAACAGAGGTGGCGGCCACCAACATGGTGATGTTGGGGGCAGCTGGGGAACAGATCAAGGGGATGGAGGGTGAACCCGTAGAGGAACCTCCAGAGTTAACCAAGGAAGAAGACGACATCCCCTTTTGAGATGAGTATGGACTCTGAAGGTATTTTAGGGCTTGCCTTCAGGGGGATTTGTCCCCCCTGAAACCCCATATAAGATAGGGTTCGAGGATTCTAGGATTCGAGGGTTCAAGGGTTTTATTTTTCACTAGAACCCTGGGCCCCTAGACCCCTTGAATCCTATGATTTAAATCCTTGAATCCTATATTTTACATAGGCGGAGGTGAACCCAAGCCCTTATTTTCGTTTGGGTTAAAAGATATACCGCCTCGCCCTGACGTTAAGAAGGAGACCTATTCCCATTAAATTGACAATGGCAGAAGAACCGCCATAGCTTAAAAAGGGCAGGGGCAGACCTACTACAGGCATAATCCCCAAGACCATGCCCACATTTATCACTACATGCCAAAATATCATGGCCGTTACCCCAAAGGCGAGGATGGCCCCATACCTATCCTTTGCCCTAACACTTATGTTGAGGCCCCAAAGGATCAGGGCTAAATAGAGGGCCAGGACCAGCCCACAGCCAACAAACCCCCACTCCTCTCCCACAACGGCGAAGATAAAATCCGTATGGTGCGCGGGAAGAAACTGGAGTTTACACTGGGTACCATGAAGATACCCCTTCCCCCATACTCCTCCAGAGCCGACAGCGATCTTGGACTGGATTATATGATAGCCTGCCCCTAAGGGATCCATATCGGGGTTTAAGAAGGTGAGGACCCTGGTGCGTTGATAATCCTTCAGCCCAGCCCAACAAAAAGGGGTGGCAATGATGACCACCATTAACAATATGATGAGGGATCGGAAGCGGATCTTGACGAACATGACTATGGAGAAAAAGATAAAGACCAAGACCAAGGCCGTCCCCAAATCAGGTTGCTTGGCGATCAGCAGGGTGGGCAGCAGGGTGATGACCGCCGGGATGAAGAGTTCCCTCAGTCGATACCCCTCTTTCCTCTCATAATGAGCAAAATGGCTGGCGAGGGCGAGGATGAGGGCAATCTTCATTAGCTCCGAGGGCTGAAGGGTGAAAAGTCCTATCCTTATCCACCGTTGGACCCCCCCCACCACCATCGCATAGATGAGCACACAGACTATGGCCAGAAGGGCCAAGATGTAAATGTGATAAGCAAACTCTTTATAATAGCGGTAGTCAACCAAAAATACCAGCAGGCCAAGAAATACCCCTATCCCCAACCAACAAAGCTGCCTCTGATAGAAGAGGAATTCCCCTCCAGGTAGGTTGATGGTGGCACTGTAGAGGTTGATGATCCCTATCGTCATCAGGGCAAGGGTCAGGGTGATCAGCTTACCATCCAGTTGACCCCACAGCCTCCTGACGATCATTTTTCCCTTCGTTTAAGATATAGATATCTCCTTATCATCTCCCGGGCCAAGGGGGCGGCGGCAGAGCCCCCATGCCCTCCATGCTCGATCAACACCACCACCGCAATCTCAGGGTTATGGGCGGGGGCATAGGCCACAAACCATGCGTGATCTCGCGACTCATAGGGCATCTCCTCGGGCTTAGGCCTCCTCCCCCTCCCTCTGAGTTTGACCACCTGTGCGGTGCCCGTCTTCCCAGCTATCTCCACCCCAGCAAGGCGAGCAGCCCTACCCGTCCCATGATCGTCTTTGATTACGCCCACAAGTGCCTCCCTTATCTCATCCAAGGTCTCTGTGGAGACAGGAAGCCTTCCTATCTCCTGGGGTTGATAGTCCACCAGTTCCTTCTTGTCAATGTCCTCCACACGTTTTGCTATCTGCGGTTTGAGGAGGACCCCGCCGTTGGCAATGGAGCTGATGAGGTTGAGTAGTTGTAGGGGGGTTACCAAGATATAACTCTGACCTATGGCCATGGAAATGGTCTCTCCCGTATACCATTGCTCACCCAACCTCTCCCTCTTCCATTCCGCGCTGGGGATCAACCCCTTTTTCTCCCCCTTGAGGTCTATCTCCGTAAGCCTTCCGAGGCCGAAGCCCTTCGCATACCTGCTCAACTTCTCCACTCCCAATCTCTCCCCCACTTGATAGAAGAATATATCGCACGACTCCACTAATCCTCTATGGAGCTTCACCGCCCCATGCCCCCCTCTCCGCCAGCACTGGTACCCCCTCTTTCCCAGGTAATAGATGCCGGAACAATAAAGGGTAGTCTTGGGGGTTATCACCCCCTCCTCCAAACCTGCCGCTGCTGTCACTATCTTGAAGACAGAGCCGGGAGAATAAAGCCCCTGGATCCCCCTGTTTTGCAGGGGGTGTAAGGGGTGGGAGACCAGCTCTTCCCACTCCTCGACCGATATCCCCTCGGCAAAGAGGGCTGGTTGGAAGGAAGGACTGCTGCAAAAGGCCAATATCTCACCAGTTGTGGGGTCCATAGCGATAATGGCCCCTGCCTTTTCGTCCAAGAGCTTCTCCCCGTACCTCTGCAGATCCAGGTCTATTGTCAAGTACAGATTGTGTCCGGGAATAGGGAAGACCTCTTTTAGGACCCGTACCTCTTTCCCCACAGCATCAACCTCCACCTGTCTACCCCCATCGATCCCTCTCAGATGCCCCTCCCATTGCCATTCCACCCCGTATTTTCCCAGGCAGTCCCCCATCTTATAACCCTTTCTGCTTTTCAGCTCCTCCTTATCTATTTCCCCTACATAACCCAATATGTGGGCAGCCACTTCGCCATATGGATACGTCCTTATCGGCCTCATACTTACCTCTACCCCAGGAAGATCCAATCTATAAGTCTTCAAAAGGCTCAATTCCTTCCAAGAGATGTCTGTCTTGATCTTTACCAGTTGAAACGGGGGACGATCCCTATCCTTTATCTTGCGCTCTATCTCCACAGGGGGAAGGTGCAGAAATCGGGAGAGCTTCTTGGTCAACCCTTTCAGGTCGTCCACATCCTCAGGCATCACCATGGCATTAAAGGAGGTGTGATTATCTGCCAATATCCTTCCCTTCCTATCCATGATCATCCCCCGCACAGCGGGGATCTTCCTCAACCGTATCCTATTATTTTCAGAGAGTAGCCGGAGTTCCTGTTCCTTAACTATCTGAAGATACCAAAGCCTTACAAAGATGAAGAAGAAGATGATGACGACGACGAAGACAAAATACCTATGCCTCGGTCTAAATTCCTCTGGCTCCCGCCTTCTTAAGTCCATGGCGGAAAATACCCCCTTCTCCCCTCTCCCCGAGGGCGAATATCTTTGGAGTTATGATAAGGACGACAGGGGCAAAGAACCCTGTACAAAGAATTTGCAAAAGGAAAGAACGAAAGAGGGTGGGAAAGGGGATATGTATACCTCCTCCGATGAGCAAGACGACGGCCAACAGAAAACCATCGACTATCCCTCCAAGAAGTACCATCGCCATCTTGGATATCACGTTTGGGAAATAAAACCTTCCCGCTATCAATGTGGTAAGGAAAAAGACCACCGTCTTGGAGAGGGCATTCAGGCCGATAACTCCTCCCGCTAACACATCTTGCAGCACACCTAGAACGAAAGAGAAACCGCCTCCAAGGGAAAGGGAGTACTTAAGACCATAGACAATCACCACTATAAGGACCACATCGGGGCTGGGGAAACGGGTGGGGAGAAAACCCACGAGGGTGGTCTCCAACACCAACCACCCCACCCCAACAAAGAAAGGGAGTAGAACCCTGAACAAGGCCTTTACCCCTTACCTTCTCCTGCTGGCTTTAAGATTACCAGCACCTCTTCCAGGCGGGAGAAGTCAGCGCTGGGGTTGACCTCTACCTCTTGAAAGAGGCCATATTCTTTCTTTTCTACCCTCACCACCGTTCCCATGAACAGCCCTTTGGGGAAGATCCCACCGAGACCAGAGGTGACGATACGATCGCCGACCTGTATCTCATCCGTTCGAGAGACATACCTCAATTGACACCGAGGGCTACCCTCACCCTCCAAGATCCCCCTCGTTCTGGTCCGCTGTACCAGGGCATCCACTGAGGAATTTCGATCGATAATAAGCAAGATGATGGATGAACCCGTGGAGGTCCTGATCACCTGTCCAACCACCCCCTCCCAGATCACCACCGGCATCCCCTTTCGCACGCCGTCACGTCGCCCCTTGTTTATCACTATTGTCCTGAACCAAGCCGAGGGGGAGTAGGCGATGACCTCAGAGGGGATCATGGCAGCAGGGACCTGTTCCTTAAAGAGGAGGAGACGCCGCAAACGCCTGACAGCCTTGGCTGACTCCCTCAGCTCATCGTTCTCCCTCTGCAAGCGGTACACTTCACCCTGCAGACGAAGGTTTTCCTTTTTGAGGTCTACCAAAAGGATATAGCCTTGAAAGAGGTTAACCATGGAGTCGATGGTCCAATGAAAGGCTCGTTGACAGGGAGAGATAAATCTCAAGACTACGCTATGGAAGAGATCCCCCTCATAGCGCCCACTTATCTGAATGGAGATGAGGGATACAGCGCATACAATAAGAAGGATAATGACGAGAGTGCCACGACGTCTCCTGAGGTCCACCATCCTAATAATGGAGCGTCACCTCCCTCAGGAGATCCATATCATCCAATAGCTTACCCGATCCCATAACCACAGTACAGAGGGGATCGTCCACGATGGTTATGGGGAGGTTTATGACGTTGCGCAACAAGACATCTATATTTTTCAACAAGGCCCCGCCCCCGGTTAAAACTAACCCCTTATCGACGATATCAGAGGCCAGCTCCGGTGGAGTCCTCTCCAAGGTGATCCTTACCACATCCACGATGTCGTTCAGGGAGTCTGTAATGGCCTCCCTCACCTCCCCCACTGCCAGCTCCAAGGTCTTGGGAATACCTGAGACCAAATCCCTTCCTTTGATCTCCATTGTATCCGTGGCATCGTCGGTGGGGAAGGCATTTCCCAAATTGATCTTCACCAGTTCGGCAGTCCTCTCTCCAATGGAGAGATTATATTTCCTCTTCACATACTGAATGATGGCCTCATCCATCTTATCACCCCCCACCCGGATGGAATTGCTGGTGACGATTCCACCCAGGGAGATTACCGCCACCTCTGTGGTCCCTCCTCCTACATCCAAGATCATATTGCCCGAGGCCTCGGTAATGGGGAGTCCTGCCCCGATGGCCGCAGCCATTGGTTCATTGGCTAAGTAGACCTCCCTACACCCGGCCGACTCTGCTGACTCCTTCACCGCCCTCCTCTCCACCGGGGTGATCCCCGAGGGGACACAGACGACCACACGGGGGCGGACGAAGGATCTGCGATTGTGGGCCCTGAAGATAAAATAACGGAGCATCTGCTCTGTTATCTCAAAATCGGCGATGACCCCATCTTTCATCGGACGTATGGGGATGATATTCCCAGGGGTCCTTCCCAACATGCCCTTCGCCTCCTCCCCGATGGCGAGGATTTTCTGATTCCCCCTGGGGTCGCGATACACGGCCACGACCGAAGGCTCATTGGACACTATCCCCTTTCCCTTGACATAGACCAAGGTGTTGGCTGTCCCGAGATCAATGGCCAGATCGGTGGAAAAGAGGCTCATAACAGCATCAAACATAATCTCCCCCTTTTTTATATACAATATAACCTAACAAATAAGCCCCTCAGAATCAAGAGGAAATGAAGGCCCTTTTAACAAAAAAGGTTGACTTCCCTTGCCCCTTGTGATAGAAGTCTACCATAAAGGAGCGTAATAATGGTCAGGTACTCTTGCCTCAATTGGTGGCGTAAGGAAAAATAGAGGGGGAGTGGCCTGGCCAATGAAGTAACTGAGAGATAAAGAAGGAAAAGACAAGGGGGTCATAGGCCACTTCAAAAGGCTTATGGCCCTAATTTTTTGACCACTTGTGCGGGGTTGAGGAGATGAAACAGAGAAGATCAGTAGGTAAGGTCCTCATGGGAAATGAGGCCATGGCGTGGGGAATCATAGAGGCTGGGGCCACGGCGGCAACCTCCTACCCCGGAACCCCTGCCTCTGAGATCATGGAGACGGTGTGCCGGATAAAGGAGGAGCACAGTTTGAATATCCATACCGAATGGTCGGTGAACGAAAAGGTAGCCTTTGAGGTGGCCCTGACCAATAGCTACCTAGGCAGAAGGTCAGCCGTTATGATGAAACAGATGGGATTAAATGTGGCCTTAGATCCCTTGATGAGTTCTGCTTACACAGGCGTAAGGGGTGGTTTTGTCCTCATCGCCGCCGATGATCCTGGGCCTTATAGCTCCCAGACAGAGCAGGATAGCAGATACCTAGCGACCTTTGCCAAGATACCCGTTTTTGACCCCTCCTGCCCTCAAGAGGCCAAGGAGATGGTGAAAAGGGCCTTCGAACTCTCTGAGGAATATGAGATACCGGTGATGATGAGACCGACCTCCTGGGTATGCCACTCCCGCCAGGGGGTTGTCTTGGACAAGATAGAAGGGAGAAACGAAACTCCCTCTTTCAAAAAGGACCCCCAGCGTTGGGCAGCAACCCCAAGATTCAGATATCTTCTGCACAAGGAGCTAAACAGAAAGATCAGAGAGATCTCTCTCCGAAACCACCCATCCCCCATCTCCGCCCCTGGGGGGGCGGAGATGGCTGTGGTGGCCTCAGGGGTCCCCTATGCCTATGCTTACGATGTCGTCAAGGCCATGGGGCTGGAGGAAAGGGTGGCCTTGTACAAGGTCGACCTCCCCTACCCCCTGGGCCAGGAGATAGATGAACTTGTACAAATCCATCCACAGACCTTGATATTGGAGGAGACCTATCCCGTGATAGAGCTTCAGATAGGCTGCAGGGAGGGAGTCAGGGGAAGGTTGGACCTCACCATCCCCTCCGAGGGAGAACTAACCCCAGACATCATCGCCCACCTCTTCGCCACCCTCTTGGGTGAAGGGGTGGGGGAGGTGAGGATCCCCCCTGAGGGGGGGAGGAAACCGAGTTTGTGCCCTGGCTGCCCTCACCGGGCGGCATTCTGGGCCCTAAAAAAGGCCTTGCCCCAGGGGATATATCCCGGCGATATAGGCTGTTATACCCTGGGGTTGAATCTCAAGGCCGTGGACACCTGCCTGTGCATGGGTGCAAGCGTCAATCAAGCCGCAGGCCTTTACCACTCTTTTAAACAGGGACAAAAGAGTGTCCCACCCATTGTTGCCACCATCGGAGACTCTACCTTCTTCCATGCAGGGATCACAGGTTTGATCAACGCCGTCCACCAAGGGGCCTCCTTTGTCCTTCTCATCCTGGACAATGGGACGGTGGCCATGACTGGTGGACAACCCACACCAGCAGGGGGTGGTCCGGGTAAAAGTATACAGATAGAGGAGGTAGTTAGAGGGTGTGGGGTGGACTTCATCCGGACAGTGGACCCCTATGACATCCCCCTCCTGATTCAACTTTTAAAGGAGGCGGACCACTATGCACGAGGCGAGGAGAAGGGGGTAGCGGTGATCATCGCCAGGCACCCTTGCCTGATCTATGGGGCTAGGGATGAGAAAAAGGGGGGGGGTGAGATCTTTATCGGAGAGGAATGTGATCTTTGTGGTCTGTGCACGGAGAGGTTCGAATGCCCAGCCTTGTGCAAAGGCCCTCAAGGGGGACCCATTATCATCAAGACCTTATGTACCAACTGCGGCGCCTGCCTTTACGTATGCCCGCAGGGGGCGATAAAGAGGGTGTAAAAATGGATCTCCAAATGGTCATCGCTGGTCTGGGAGGGGAGGGAATCATTTTTATGACCCGTGTCTTGGTAGAGGGCCTCTACCGATGTGGCCAACCCGTGATCTCAACGGAGACCCACGGCATGGCCATGAGGGGAGGATCGGTGATATCACAGATCAAGATTGGGGATTACCAGAGCCCCCTGATCCGTTATGGGGAGGCCGACCTTTTAGTGGGGACCTCTCTCGAAGAGGCCCACAGGAATCTCCCCTACCTCAAAGAGGGGGGGATAATCATTAAAAATACACCTCAAAAAGGGGTCCATTGTATCGATGCCAGCGCAATAGCTCACAAGATAGGCAATCCCAGGGGAGGTAATTTGGTCCTCCTGGGATATGTCTTAGCCCATCTTGTTCCGGCCATCTCCATTGAACCCTTCCTAGAGGTCACTGGAGAACTCACCCCAGAGAAGTTTCTTACAGGCAATCTAAAGGCCTTACAGGAGGGATGGCAGGTAGTTTTGCAAGGTAATAAGGAGGAGGACAAAGCGGAGGAGGGGAATCAGGCGGCACGGGAAAATTGACGCTCTTTCCTGCGCATCCTGCGGATGGCCTTGGCCCTCTTCAGCCTTACCCTTTCTCCCTTGCTGATAAAGTAGGAGTGCTTCTTTAAGGCAGGCTGGATGTTCCTTTGAAAATCCTTCTTGAGCCTTTTGAGCATCTTCTCAAGTTCATCTCTCTCAGTCATCCAATCCCCTCCTTTCCTTTCAGAGTCTTTCCGCCCCTGCTATTAATCCTCCGATGACCTCGTTTTACTTTTTAAAATAAAATTATAAACCATCTGCGATATATTTTCAACCCCCTAACAGGACCAAACAGATCTTTTCCCATCCTCGAATCCTTGAATCCCCCTTTGGGAAATGGTATCTTCATTAGCGGGGAGGATTAAACCTTTTCACCTTTCTGGTGTCATAAAAAATATGAGGTAACCATGGGAGGGGAAACCCAACTGGTGGAGAGGGTGCTGAGGGGGGAAGAGGGGGCCTTTGAGGAGCTGGTCATGATGTATCAAGCACCTATCTATTATCTCACCCTCCGCTTCGTCAGGGATGAGCAAGCGGCAGCAGACCTGGCCCAAACCACCTTCTTTAGGGCCTTCCAGGGGCTCTGGGGCTTCCGCCAAGGGGCGAGTTTTAAGACGTGGCTCTATCGCATCGCCATCAACCTTTGCAAAAATTACCTACGAGATCATGGAAAGGAGAAGTTTAAGGATTGGAGTGATATCGATCCGCCCTCATCCGCTAACCCCTTACAGAAACTTATAGAAAATGAGGAACAGAAGCTCCTCTTGCGGGCCTGGGGACGACTACCCGAGAGACAGCGACTCACCTTGACGCTGAGGGTGCAAGAAGGGATGAAGTACAGGGAGATAGCGGAGGTCTTGGGATGTTCCGTGGGGACGGTAAAGGCAAATTTTCACCACGCCCTTATCAAATTGAAGGAGATCTTCCAGGAGGGCTGAGATGAGATGCCATAAGGTGGAGAAGTTATTGCCGGACTACATCGGCGATGAGCTATCGGCTGAGCAGAGGAGACAAATCGACCAACATATAGAAGGATGCCCCAACTGCAGAAATAGCTTAGGGATGTTAAGGAAAATCTGGGATGGACTTGCCCATCAACCCCTCCCTCAAAGGGGAGAGGAGTTCTGGCAGGAGTTTACCCGGGGCGTTATGAGGGAGATAAGGGGGGGACAAACTATGCCCTCTAAGGAAAAAAGGGGCTTTGCCCTCCCAGGATGGAGATTCTTTCTCCCTGCGGCGGCGGCCCTGCTCATCATTGTGGGGGTAATCGTTTTAAAAGGTGGCCTTTGGGGACCCTTTAATGGGGAACAGCAAAGTCCATGGGCCTTTTTTGAGGAGCAGGAGGTCCTGGTTGAGGTGGTCCATCACCTTTCCTTTGGGCCCATGGCCATGGAAGGAGAAGGCCCCCCGGGTGGGATTACCCTGAAAGAGTC
It encodes:
- a CDS encoding ABC transporter ATP-binding protein, which encodes MIEIKDIYKSYDDLQVLQGLKLGIKKGETITILGGSGTGKSVLLRLITGLEKPNQGEICIEGRDIVPLREHELLPIRRKMGMLFQGAALFDSLSAGENVAYPIREHFRLPEGEIQRMVKEKLRLVGLEGVEDKMPAELSGGMKKRVALARAIAIDPEIILYDEPTTGLDPANIKRINHLIVEIQKILKVTSIVVTHDLDSAYAVTDRLVLLHRGKIAMVGTKEEFVSSELKEVRAFIADEVTEGE
- a CDS encoding ABC transporter permease; translated protein: MYVGGATHLLLQAVYYGIRPPYQLGLIVQEMDYIGIRSLTVVNVIAIFAGMVLALQTAYALSRFGAKGFIGVVVAISMVREIGPVFTAIMVGGRVGSGITAEIGSMKVTEQIDAIRVMGANPVKKLVVPKLVATVLVLPLLTIVADILGILGGLIISVLELQVNSYYYFTTILENISLQDMASGVGKAFFFGFIIAVIGCYQGMVTKGGTEGVGRSTTTTVVLVSIMVLVSDFFLTKLFMLL
- a CDS encoding single-stranded DNA-binding protein is translated as MLGVNKVILVGNLGADPEVRYSSTGTAVTSFRIATSENWTNKEGERETRTEWHRVVAFGKLGEICAEYLSKGRQVYVEGRLRSRSWEDKEGNKRWVTEVAATNMVMLGAAGEQIKGMEGEPVEEPPELTKEEDDIPF
- the rodA gene encoding rod shape-determining protein RodA, with the translated sequence MIVRRLWGQLDGKLITLTLALMTIGIINLYSATINLPGGEFLFYQRQLCWLGIGVFLGLLVFLVDYRYYKEFAYHIYILALLAIVCVLIYAMVVGGVQRWIRIGLFTLQPSELMKIALILALASHFAHYERKEGYRLRELFIPAVITLLPTLLIAKQPDLGTALVLVFIFFSIVMFVKIRFRSLIILLMVVIIATPFCWAGLKDYQRTRVLTFLNPDMDPLGAGYHIIQSKIAVGSGGVWGKGYLHGTQCKLQFLPAHHTDFIFAVVGEEWGFVGCGLVLALYLALILWGLNISVRAKDRYGAILAFGVTAMIFWHVVINVGMVLGIMPVVGLPLPFLSYGGSSAIVNLMGIGLLLNVRARRYIF
- the mrdA gene encoding penicillin-binding protein 2; translated protein: MDLRRREPEEFRPRHRYFVFVVVIIFFFIFVRLWYLQIVKEQELRLLSENNRIRLRKIPAVRGMIMDRKGRILADNHTSFNAMVMPEDVDDLKGLTKKLSRFLHLPPVEIERKIKDRDRPPFQLVKIKTDISWKELSLLKTYRLDLPGVEVSMRPIRTYPYGEVAAHILGYVGEIDKEELKSRKGYKMGDCLGKYGVEWQWEGHLRGIDGGRQVEVDAVGKEVRVLKEVFPIPGHNLYLTIDLDLQRYGEKLLDEKAGAIIAMDPTTGEILAFCSSPSFQPALFAEGISVEEWEELVSHPLHPLQNRGIQGLYSPGSVFKIVTAAAGLEEGVITPKTTLYCSGIYYLGKRGYQCWRRGGHGAVKLHRGLVESCDIFFYQVGERLGVEKLSRYAKGFGLGRLTEIDLKGEKKGLIPSAEWKRERLGEQWYTGETISMAIGQSYILVTPLQLLNLISSIANGGVLLKPQIAKRVEDIDKKELVDYQPQEIGRLPVSTETLDEIREALVGVIKDDHGTGRAARLAGVEIAGKTGTAQVVKLRGRGRRPKPEEMPYESRDHAWFVAYAPAHNPEIAVVVLIEHGGHGGSAAAPLAREMIRRYLYLKRREK
- the mreD gene encoding rod shape-determining protein MreD codes for the protein MFRVLLPFFVGVGWLVLETTLVGFLPTRFPSPDVVLIVVIVYGLKYSLSLGGGFSFVLGVLQDVLAGGVIGLNALSKTVVFFLTTLIAGRFYFPNVISKMAMVLLGGIVDGFLLAVVLLIGGGIHIPFPTLFRSFLLQILCTGFFAPVVLIITPKIFALGERGEGGIFRHGLKKAGARGI
- the mreC gene encoding rod shape-determining protein MreC translates to MVDLRRRRGTLVIILLIVCAVSLISIQISGRYEGDLFHSVVLRFISPCQRAFHWTIDSMVNLFQGYILLVDLKKENLRLQGEVYRLQRENDELRESAKAVRRLRRLLLFKEQVPAAMIPSEVIAYSPSAWFRTIVINKGRRDGVRKGMPVVIWEGVVGQVIRTSTGSSIILLIIDRNSSVDALVQRTRTRGILEGEGSPRCQLRYVSRTDEIQVGDRIVTSGLGGIFPKGLFMGTVVRVEKKEYGLFQEVEVNPSADFSRLEEVLVILKPAGEGKG
- a CDS encoding rod shape-determining protein produces the protein MFDAVMSLFSTDLAIDLGTANTLVYVKGKGIVSNEPSVVAVYRDPRGNQKILAIGEEAKGMLGRTPGNIIPIRPMKDGVIADFEITEQMLRYFIFRAHNRRSFVRPRVVVCVPSGITPVERRAVKESAESAGCREVYLANEPMAAAIGAGLPITEASGNMILDVGGGTTEVAVISLGGIVTSNSIRVGGDKMDEAIIQYVKRKYNLSIGERTAELVKINLGNAFPTDDATDTMEIKGRDLVSGIPKTLELAVGEVREAITDSLNDIVDVVRITLERTPPELASDIVDKGLVLTGGGALLKNIDVLLRNVINLPITIVDDPLCTVVMGSGKLLDDMDLLREVTLHY
- a CDS encoding 4Fe-4S binding protein; the protein is MKQRRSVGKVLMGNEAMAWGIIEAGATAATSYPGTPASEIMETVCRIKEEHSLNIHTEWSVNEKVAFEVALTNSYLGRRSAVMMKQMGLNVALDPLMSSAYTGVRGGFVLIAADDPGPYSSQTEQDSRYLATFAKIPVFDPSCPQEAKEMVKRAFELSEEYEIPVMMRPTSWVCHSRQGVVLDKIEGRNETPSFKKDPQRWAATPRFRYLLHKELNRKIREISLRNHPSPISAPGGAEMAVVASGVPYAYAYDVVKAMGLEERVALYKVDLPYPLGQEIDELVQIHPQTLILEETYPVIELQIGCREGVRGRLDLTIPSEGELTPDIIAHLFATLLGEGVGEVRIPPEGGRKPSLCPGCPHRAAFWALKKALPQGIYPGDIGCYTLGLNLKAVDTCLCMGASVNQAAGLYHSFKQGQKSVPPIVATIGDSTFFHAGITGLINAVHQGASFVLLILDNGTVAMTGGQPTPAGGGPGKSIQIEEVVRGCGVDFIRTVDPYDIPLLIQLLKEADHYARGEEKGVAVIIARHPCLIYGARDEKKGGGEIFIGEECDLCGLCTERFECPALCKGPQGGPIIIKTLCTNCGACLYVCPQGAIKRV